ATGTGATTAAAGTTCTTGCCctgcatgtacaaagccctgggtgttctgttttgtttctcaagtggtaaagcaatatagtgccttgagcaaaaagcagctcagggacagagcctgggccacgcccggagtccaagcctcagaaatggcacacacacacaaaaaaaaatttgtgtgaaATAGTGCTAATTAATGGTACCTAAGCAAACTGGCTTCCTTTTCAATAAAAGGGGTTTATACCATATTTTAGACATTCCATTTCTAAACTATTCATAGATAGTAAGTTTTAAAATCTGCCGTACCTGCCCTAATTTTAAAAGGCTGTACACTAGGTTGAATCAGATGGGTCTGGGGTTGTGTATATTAAGCAATAGAAAGAaatctgcagggctgggaatatggcctagtggcaagagtgctcaccttgtatacatgaagccctaggttcgattcctcagcaccacatatatagagaaagccataagtggcactgtacctcaagttggcagagcgctacccttgagcaaaaagaagccagggacagtgctcaggccctgagtccaagccccaggactggcaaaagaaaaagaaaaaaaaaagctcagggacagtgactaggccctaagtgcaagccccaagtctggccaaaaaaaagaaagaaagaaagaaatctgcatTACAAAATGGTTTAAGACATatttgtcgggctgggaatatggcctagtggcaagagtgcttgtttcatatacatgaggccctaggttcgattccccagcaccacatatatagaaaatggccagaagtggcgctgtggctcaagtggcagagtgttagccttgagctccaaagacagtgctcaggccctgagttcaaggcccaggactggcaaaaaaaaaagacatatttgtCAAGTCATAAGGTTTTGTAAcacttttttaaatgtatttcttgtggttaaagtgttttatttattttttttggtcttttcttttttggtactggggaccaaacccaggacacgttgcacttgctaggcaagcgctttgccactgaactacatcgcagccctgttttattttttaattacaggTAAACAGGTGAGAACCAAACTTTCACAGGCTTTTAATCATTGGCTGAAAGTCCCAGAAGACAAACTACAGGTATTTAGacaattcttttttattcatctttttatatttcattattgaggtttgaactcaagatcttcttactaggcaagttctctacctccagcccttttctttttattgttctttttgccagtactgtggcttgaactcagggccttgtgcacacacttggctttttcaaacACGCAAGGCCTGTaccttacttgagccatgcctctagatctcgtgtgttgtttttttaatatggcgctgtccttgactttttttgctcaaagctagcactgaacacttgagccacaaccccacttccagcgttttggtggttaactggagaggagcctcacagactttcctgcccaggctggctttgcatcgGGATACCCCGATCTcagattactggtatgagccactggcacttgactcGTGGCCGAATATGTGTGAAAAAATcccttggatttgtttgcccaggcatGTAGAGCCTAGATTCCCAGATCtgtgccttctgagtagttaagattataggcatcatTAAGCATAAATTTTTGAATAATGTGAAATCAAAGCGAGgacctggtggttcatgcctgtaatccatgctaacctcaggaagctgagatctgaggattatggttcaaaaccagctggggcaagaaagtccatgagattcttatctccatttaaccaccagaaaaccagaagtggtactgtgattcaaagtggtagagtgcttgctctccttgagcaaaattgcccagggacagtgcctaggccttgagttcaagccccacagccaaccaaaaaaaaaagtgaaatgtttGATGAAATAAggtgaaactttttttctttttagattatcATTGAAGTGACAGAAATGTTACACAATGCCAGTTTGCTCATTGATGACATTGAAGACAACTCTAAGCTCCGACGCGGCTTTCCCGTGGCTCACAGCATCTACGGGATTCCATCTGTCATCAACTCGGCCAATTATGTGTACTTCCTTGGCTTGGAGAAGGTTTTAACCCTGGACCACCCAGAGGCAGTGAAGATTTTTACCCGCCAGCTTTTGGAGCTCCATCAGGGACAAGGCCTAGATATTTACTGGAGGGACACTTACACATGTCCCACTGAAGATGAATATAAAGCCATGGTCCTGCAGAAGACAGGCGGACTGTTTGGATTAGCAGTAGGTCTCATGCAGTTGTTCTCTGACTATAAAGAAGATTTAAAGCCACTGCTTAATACACTTGGGCTCTTTTTCCAAATCAGAGATGATTATGCTAATCTATCGTCCAAAGAATATAGTGAAAACAAGAGTTTCTGTGAGGACCTAACAGAGGGAAAGTTCTCCTTCCCTACCATTCATGCTATTTGGTCAAGACCTGACAGTTCCCAGGTGCAGAACATCTTGCGCCAGAGAACAGAAAATGTAGATATTAAAAAATACTGTGTGCATTATCTTGAAGATATAGGTTCTTTTGAATACACTCGAAATACTCTTAGAGAGCTAGAATCTAAAGCCTATAAGCAAATTGAGGCCTGTGGGGGGAACCCAGAGCTGGTGGCTCTAGTACAGTACTTGAGTAAGATGTTCAGAGAAGAAACGGAATAATGCCAGCACATTCTTGACTGGGCAATGAGGGCATTCTTTTAGTTGACTGTTTTGTCTCTTAGCCTATTACTGGTTTACAAACTTGAACCGAGGTATTTGTCTCCAAAAACTGAGTACGTAGTGGTAATATGAATAGAATCTCAATGTAGAAATCCCTACGTACATAAAGTGGAAATTACCAAAAGAAATCACCTTTTATACATCACACTTGAATGTCGGAAATCGTTGTAGCAGGACATTGTGACCACAAAATTATGTTggtttttgtcaataaaaaagacATTAGCTTCCATTTTTATCTGGATGCTTCCTAACAGTACTGTAGGCACAGTTCCCAATTAATCTGTCCCAGTTCCAAACCAGTGTCACACTTAAGACACTGGTGTTTTAGCCAGCAGACCCAATAACCACAAAACCTTCCCCCCACCGCCACCCCCCAACCACTACTGTAATCAGTCTTGCTGTCCTGGAAAACTCCGGAAGGAACCAGAGGAAATACTCGGGGCCCTCCTCCTACCTTCATCCATGCCTGACGCTCCCTCCAGTCTAACCAGCACATGCCTATGCCAATTTCTTTAACCCCTTGTAAGCCTGTTTTGCCCCACACCGATTAGTATCTCAAGGCAGCATTGTCTCTCCTCCATTTGGGAAAGAAGGGAATGTACAGGTGGACGTTTTTAGGAGGGGACGGTGTGGAAGGGCCTCGGGCACACATCGCTGGTCCCTCCTGGAGCTGACTGGTGCCCGATGTAACAGGAAGCTGCCATTTCTGATGGAAGGAGACGGAAACGTgcgaggcgctggtggctcacacctggcaccctagctactcagaaggctggcggacgtctgaggatcacagttcgacgccagcctgggcaggaaagtcccaaaaCACTGCAAGTgctccgggacagcgcccaggagaccgagttcaagcccccccccccctaaaaaCATGCTAAGAAGCGAGGTTACCccgagaggaagagggagactcCAAGCTAGAACGGTGCGTGTGTAAGCGATTCGGGCTCGCTGCGGGGGAGGGAAAGGACCACGGGAGCAGAGGATCCGCGGAGTCGAGCCAAGCGAGCCCCAAGGCCTCGCCTTCTCGAGTGGGAGACGCCGCGTCTGTCGGCGCTCCGGGCTGCGCGGGCACGGGGCCGAGGCGGCCTGCGGACCGGACAGCCCACAGCCCGCGGCGAGGCTACGGAGGGCGACCTGcacgcccgcccggcccgggAGCCCCGCCTCGCCCCGAGCGCTCCGCGGGCTTCCGGCCGCGCGCccgggggcgggacttccggtgTGACGTCACCCGCGGCGGCCGGAAGCTGCGCGGCGGGAGGAAACCGGCCGGGGCTGGGACGCCGGCGCGGCCGCGGGGACTCCCGGGAGCCTCGGGCAGGTGAGCTTCGGGGCGTGCCCGCCTCGCCGCGTCTCCCGGGCcgggaggggagaggagtgggggggggcgtcCGGGCTTCCTCGCGGGGCGGCCCCCGGGCTCCGGAAGGCCTGACGCGCGGCGCCGCCTCCCCGACGGGAAGGccacggcggggcggggcggggcgggccttgAGGCGCGGGCTCCGGCGAGGGCCTTCGGCCGCGCCCCCCGCACCCGGCCTCCTGCCCGTCGGCTCGAAGCCCGACTCGCAGCCCCTCGTCCCGCCCCCTTCACCGGGGGTAGTTGCGTGTGCTCCCCACCCGCGTCGTCGCTCCCTGACAGCCAcggcccgccgccccccgcgggTCTGCAGAGTCATCCCCTCCCCCGAGGTGCGAAGAAGCCGCACCCTGAGCGGGGGAGTCCGGTGACTGCCAGCGCACCCCAGTCCCACCGCCCCTGCAGCCCCAAAGGCAAAAACCCCAGGGTCCGGGTGATAACTAAACCTCACCACAGCTCACACTTAAGGGGAGCAGACTGGGGGAGCAGTCGGGGGCCATCCCAGGCCGTGTATCCGGGGCAAGACTTTCCTGGGTCTGCAGTTTGAAGAATGGGCTCTTCCACCTCTAGGGCTTGGGGGCACTGGGTATAAAGTTTCCCCATCATCTACGAAGACACCAGGGTGGTGGTGAGGACAAGATGGCACTACTTAGACCCAGGTTCCACATTTCAAGTTCCCTGAGTAAAAAAATTAACCCTTCAGAAGGGCacctgtagctcacgcctgtcatcctcgctactcaggaagctgagatctgagaatgatggttcaaagccagcccaggcaggaaggtctgagagactcttactttcAGTTCGTCAGCAAAATGCCTGAACTGGCAGCATAGATAAGTAGCAGTGCACGGCCTTGAAAATAgcagggaaaaaatgagaggCCACGTTCAGTCAAGCTCTGGTATAGACACACATTCTTTTACTCTAGATCCAAATTTTTGCCCTGCAGAATTAGATTGTTCACACCTTTAAATTGATGACTGTAAGCAAGCCTCCTGTATCATGTCAACATTTATATGCTTttataatatatgaatgaatgtTCGGTAAAACTAGTAATACTATAATTTGgtggttttcattctttttcagttTGGTTTAAGTCAGTTTATCAAGCCTTTTAAGAAGAtattgagagggctggggatatggcctagtggcaagagtgcctgcctcggatacacgaggccctgggttcgattccccagcaccacatatacagaaaacggccagaagcggcgctgtggctcaagtggcagagtgctagccttgagcgggaagaagccagggacagtgctcaggccctgagtccaaagcccaggactggccaaaaaaaaaaaaaaagaaagaagatattgAGGAGTGAGATGTAAAAATTAGTATAGCATTTCAAAGTTTATAAAAGAAGTATATGCATTTGCTGGGAATATATGCAGGACTGACCATTGGAAATACCTGTAGTAGGAAAATCTGAgacgcatctccaattaaccaccagaaatcacaagtggtgctgtggctcaagtggtagagtgctggccttgagtggaagagctcagggacagtacccaggcccagagttcaaaccccatgacggttaaaaaaaaaaaaatagtgaactaGTTAGAGTTAAACATTTAGTATATACTTAAAGACCAGAGTATATCTAGAAAggtaaaatgagaatgaaaatatGAGACATAAGATTGCTGGGTTCTTCATCAAAATGTGAAGAATGAATTGGTTGCATCACTGACTTACAGAATAATATGTGAAGGTTAAGAAAATTTGAGTGGTGGTGGTACCCacctgaagtcctagctactaGAGAGGCTAAGGCCAGAGGATCATTAAGTCCTGTGCAAAATAGTGAAGAGAGACCTtgcctgaaataaataaataaaaccaatattttaaaataatctacaTTCTCATCAGTGTGATTTTCCCGCCCTTAGATCTCATGGTTTGGATCTGGATG
The DNA window shown above is from Perognathus longimembris pacificus isolate PPM17 chromosome 18, ASM2315922v1, whole genome shotgun sequence and carries:
- the Ggps1 gene encoding geranylgeranyl pyrophosphate synthase, coding for MEKTQETAERILLEPYKYLLQLPGKQVRTKLSQAFNHWLKVPEDKLQIIIEVTEMLHNASLLIDDIEDNSKLRRGFPVAHSIYGIPSVINSANYVYFLGLEKVLTLDHPEAVKIFTRQLLELHQGQGLDIYWRDTYTCPTEDEYKAMVLQKTGGLFGLAVGLMQLFSDYKEDLKPLLNTLGLFFQIRDDYANLSSKEYSENKSFCEDLTEGKFSFPTIHAIWSRPDSSQVQNILRQRTENVDIKKYCVHYLEDIGSFEYTRNTLRELESKAYKQIEACGGNPELVALVQYLSKMFREETE